One Lysobacter enzymogenes DNA segment encodes these proteins:
- a CDS encoding N-acetylornithine carbamoyltransferase, translating into MKHFLNTQDWSRADLDALLAQAAAFKRNKLGDQLKGKSIALVFFNPSMRTRTSFELGAFQLGAHAIVLQPGKDAWPIEFDLGTVMDSDTEEHIAEVARVLGRYVDLIGVRAFPKFVDWAYDRQDVVLKAFAKYSPVPVINMETITHPCQELAHALALQERFGTTDLRGKKYVLTWTYHPKPLNTAVANSALTIATRLGMDVTLLCPTPDYVLDERYMGWAEQNVAESGGSLKVSHDIDSAYKDADVVYAKSWGALPYFGNWGPEKPIREQYKHFIVDEAKMALTDNGVFSHCLPLRRNVKATDGVMDSPNCIAIEEAENRLHVQKAVMAALI; encoded by the coding sequence ATGAAGCACTTCCTCAACACCCAGGACTGGTCGCGCGCCGACCTCGACGCGCTGCTGGCGCAGGCCGCCGCGTTCAAGCGCAACAAGCTCGGCGACCAGCTGAAAGGAAAGTCCATCGCGCTGGTGTTCTTCAATCCGTCCATGCGCACCCGCACCAGCTTCGAGCTGGGCGCGTTCCAGCTCGGCGCGCACGCGATCGTGCTGCAGCCGGGCAAGGACGCGTGGCCGATCGAGTTCGACCTGGGCACGGTGATGGACAGCGACACCGAGGAGCACATCGCCGAAGTGGCGCGGGTGCTGGGCCGCTACGTCGACCTGATCGGCGTGCGCGCGTTCCCGAAGTTCGTCGACTGGGCCTACGACCGCCAGGACGTCGTGCTCAAGGCCTTCGCCAAGTATTCGCCGGTGCCGGTCATCAACATGGAGACCATCACCCATCCCTGCCAGGAGCTCGCCCACGCGCTGGCCCTGCAGGAGCGCTTCGGCACCACCGACCTGCGCGGCAAGAAGTACGTGCTGACCTGGACCTACCACCCCAAGCCGCTGAACACCGCGGTCGCCAACTCGGCGCTGACCATCGCCACCCGCCTCGGCATGGACGTGACCCTGCTGTGCCCGACCCCGGACTACGTGCTCGACGAGCGCTACATGGGCTGGGCCGAGCAGAACGTCGCCGAAAGCGGCGGCTCGCTCAAGGTCAGCCACGACATCGACAGCGCCTACAAGGACGCCGACGTGGTCTACGCCAAGAGCTGGGGCGCGCTGCCGTATTTCGGCAACTGGGGCCCGGAAAAGCCGATCCGCGAGCAGTACAAGCACTTCATCGTCGACGAAGCCAAGATGGCGCTGACCGACAACGGCGTGTTCAGCCACTGCCTGCCGCTGCGCCGCAACGTCAAGGCCACCGACGGCGTGATGGATTCGCCGAACTGCATCGCGATCGAGGAAGCCGAGAACCGCCTGCACGTGCAGAAGGCGGTCATGGCCGCTTTGATCTAG
- a CDS encoding argininosuccinate synthase — translation MTDRAIVLAFSGGLDTSFCVPYLQERGWAVHTVFADTGGVDDEERAFIEQRAAELGVASHVTVDGGPAIWSGFVKPFVWAGEGYQGQYPLLVSDRYLIVEAALARAAELGTKAIAHGCTGMGNDQVRFDLAVKALGDYEIVAPIREIQKEHTEVRAYEQKYLEERGFGVRAKQKAYTINENLLGLTMSGGEIDRWQAPGEGAVGWCKPRAQWPSEALRVKLTFENGEAVALDGEKIDGHKLLAKLNALFAQYGVGRGLYTGDTTIGLKGRIIFEAPGLIALLTAHRALEEAVLSKQQNRFKPDVARKWVELVYEGFYHDPLKTDLEAFLASSQGTVNGEVVLETNGGTVNAVAIESKHILNAKGATYAQAADWGVAEAEGFIKLFGMSSTLWAEINRKS, via the coding sequence ATGACCGACCGCGCCATCGTCCTCGCCTTCTCCGGCGGCCTCGACACCAGCTTCTGCGTGCCCTACCTGCAAGAGCGCGGCTGGGCCGTGCATACCGTGTTCGCCGACACCGGCGGCGTCGACGACGAGGAACGCGCTTTCATCGAGCAGCGCGCCGCCGAACTCGGCGTGGCCAGCCACGTCACCGTCGACGGCGGTCCGGCGATCTGGTCGGGCTTCGTCAAGCCGTTCGTGTGGGCCGGCGAGGGCTACCAGGGCCAGTACCCGCTGCTGGTGTCGGATCGTTACCTGATCGTCGAAGCCGCGCTCGCGCGCGCCGCCGAACTGGGCACCAAGGCGATCGCGCACGGCTGCACCGGCATGGGCAACGATCAGGTCCGCTTCGACCTGGCGGTGAAGGCGCTGGGCGATTACGAGATCGTCGCGCCGATCCGCGAAATCCAGAAAGAGCACACCGAAGTCCGCGCCTACGAGCAGAAGTACCTGGAAGAGCGCGGCTTCGGCGTGCGCGCCAAGCAGAAGGCCTACACGATCAACGAGAACCTGCTCGGCCTGACCATGTCCGGCGGCGAGATCGACCGCTGGCAGGCGCCGGGCGAGGGCGCGGTGGGCTGGTGCAAGCCGCGCGCGCAGTGGCCGAGCGAAGCGCTGCGGGTCAAGCTGACGTTCGAGAACGGCGAAGCCGTGGCGCTGGACGGCGAGAAGATCGACGGCCACAAGCTGCTGGCCAAGCTCAATGCGCTGTTCGCGCAGTACGGCGTGGGGCGCGGCCTCTACACCGGCGACACCACCATCGGCCTGAAGGGCCGCATCATCTTCGAAGCGCCGGGCCTGATCGCGCTGCTGACCGCGCACCGCGCGCTCGAAGAAGCGGTGCTGAGCAAGCAGCAGAACCGCTTCAAGCCGGACGTGGCGCGCAAGTGGGTGGAGCTTGTGTACGAAGGCTTCTACCACGACCCGCTCAAGACCGACCTGGAAGCCTTCCTGGCCAGCTCGCAGGGCACGGTCAACGGCGAGGTGGTGCTGGAGACCAACGGCGGCACCGTCAATGCGGTGGCCATCGAGTCCAAGCACATCCTCAACGCCAAGGGCGCGACCTACGCCCAGGCCGCCGACTGGGGCGTGGCCGAGGCCGAAGGCTTCATCAAGCTGTTCGGCATGAGCAGCACGCTGTGGGCGGAGATCAATCGCAAGAGCTGA
- the cysS gene encoding cysteine--tRNA ligase: protein MSLHLYNSLSRQVEAFVPLDPARPTMYVCGPTVYNYAHIGNARGPVVFDVLAGLLRRRYGALAYARNITDVDDKINAAAAEQQVPISAITERFAAIYRDDMSALGVRLPDIEPAATAHIGEIVTMIEGLVASGHAYPAEGHVLFSIESYPDYGKLSRRDIDDMRAGARIEVAPYKRDAGDFVLWKPSTGDLPGWDSPWGRGRPGWHIECSAMAAAHLGETIDIHAGGNDLMFPHHENEIAQSECAHGGKTFARFWLHNGMLTFDGEKMAKSRGNIETVHELLAKHPAEALRYALLSAHYRQPLDWSPKLIEQCARTLDRLYGTLRELADVDAGAIAIPAQIEAALNDDLGTPQALAEIARIAAEARKAADPGDKARLKRELLGAGLALGLLQQDPAAWFAGAAGDQDDERIQALVEERTAAKQARDFARADAIRQQLADENILLEDTPQGVRWVRKRPEPQKTEAADS, encoded by the coding sequence ATGAGCCTGCATCTCTACAACAGCCTGTCGCGACAGGTCGAAGCCTTCGTCCCGCTGGATCCGGCCCGCCCGACCATGTATGTCTGCGGCCCCACGGTCTACAACTACGCCCACATCGGCAACGCCCGCGGGCCGGTGGTGTTCGACGTGCTGGCCGGCCTGCTGCGCCGCCGCTACGGCGCGCTGGCCTACGCCCGCAACATCACCGACGTGGACGACAAGATCAACGCCGCCGCGGCCGAGCAGCAGGTGCCGATCTCGGCCATCACCGAGCGCTTCGCCGCGATCTACCGCGATGACATGAGCGCGCTGGGCGTGCGCCTGCCGGACATCGAGCCGGCCGCGACCGCGCACATCGGCGAAATCGTGACGATGATCGAGGGCCTGGTCGCCAGCGGCCACGCTTACCCGGCCGAGGGCCACGTGCTGTTCTCGATCGAGAGCTACCCCGACTACGGCAAGCTCTCGCGCCGCGACATCGACGACATGCGCGCCGGCGCGCGCATCGAGGTCGCGCCGTACAAGCGCGACGCCGGCGACTTCGTGCTGTGGAAGCCCTCCACCGGCGACCTGCCGGGCTGGGACTCGCCCTGGGGCCGCGGCCGCCCGGGCTGGCACATCGAGTGCTCGGCGATGGCCGCCGCCCACCTCGGCGAGACCATCGACATCCACGCCGGCGGCAACGATCTGATGTTCCCGCACCACGAGAACGAGATCGCGCAGAGCGAGTGCGCGCACGGCGGCAAGACCTTCGCGCGGTTCTGGCTGCACAACGGCATGCTCACCTTCGACGGCGAGAAGATGGCCAAGTCGCGCGGCAACATCGAGACCGTGCACGAGCTGCTGGCCAAGCATCCGGCCGAGGCGCTGCGCTATGCGCTGCTGTCGGCGCATTACCGGCAGCCGCTGGACTGGTCGCCGAAGCTGATCGAGCAATGCGCGCGCACCCTGGACCGGCTCTACGGCACGCTGCGCGAGCTGGCCGACGTCGACGCCGGCGCGATCGCCATCCCGGCGCAGATCGAGGCGGCGCTGAACGACGACCTGGGCACGCCGCAGGCGCTGGCCGAGATCGCGCGCATCGCCGCCGAAGCGCGCAAGGCCGCCGATCCGGGCGACAAGGCCCGGCTCAAGCGCGAGCTGCTCGGCGCCGGCCTGGCCCTGGGCCTGCTGCAGCAGGACCCGGCGGCGTGGTTCGCCGGCGCCGCCGGCGACCAGGACGACGAACGCATCCAGGCCCTGGTCGAGGAGCGCACCGCGGCCAAGCAGGCGCGCGACTTCGCCCGCGCCGACGCGATCCGCCAGCAGCTCGCCGACGAGAACATCCTGCTCGAAGACACGCCGCAGGGCGTGCGCTGGGTGCGCAAGCGTCCGGAGCCGCAGAAGACCGAGGCGGCCGACTCCTGA